A section of the Dermacoccus nishinomiyaensis genome encodes:
- a CDS encoding MarR family winged helix-turn-helix transcriptional regulator, whose amino-acid sequence MAADVASDIDTAADDGNGDRARTMARLLSHFDIMRRAEEQASELRIAEGRLLWLLTGDGPPRTLKQIACELELEQSTANRQVNAAVRAGVVRRFRESGSHAWLFEASDDGAALYERSVGRHLDRVDDALAALPAGERERLVSSFATFIDAYKEPSATSPHGSPRDDTS is encoded by the coding sequence ATGGCGGCAGACGTGGCGAGCGACATCGACACCGCCGCCGACGACGGCAACGGCGACCGTGCCCGCACCATGGCGCGCCTGCTCTCTCACTTCGACATCATGCGCCGCGCCGAGGAGCAGGCGAGCGAGTTGCGCATCGCCGAGGGCCGCCTGCTGTGGCTGCTGACGGGCGACGGCCCGCCGCGCACGCTCAAGCAGATCGCGTGCGAACTTGAGCTCGAGCAGTCAACGGCGAACCGTCAGGTCAACGCTGCGGTGCGGGCCGGCGTCGTCCGGCGATTCCGCGAATCCGGGTCTCACGCCTGGCTCTTCGAGGCGAGCGACGACGGCGCGGCGCTCTACGAGCGCAGCGTCGGACGTCACCTCGACCGCGTCGACGACGCCCTCGCCGCTCTGCCCGCCGGCGAACGCGAACGTCTCGTCAGCTCGTTCGCGACGTTCATCGACGCCTACAAGGAACCGTCGGCGACCTCACCCCACGGCTCACCGCGCGACGACACGTC
- a CDS encoding MFS transporter, whose translation MSSPTAPTGAAPAMRFSPMTVVAVLCIGSLSGALMQSLVIPIQRELPELLHTSASNASWAVTATLLAGAVTMPVTGRLADMYGKKRVLLVSATLLVLGSVVAALSSTLAPFLVGRALQGMAMGYIPVAISLVREVAPPARATGAVAAVSATLGVGGALGLPLAAWIAQDYSWHDLFWLSAVLAAVVVVLTAFVVPHIHDEHPAHIDPVGIIGLAVGLVSALVGVSKGSEWGWGSGRTIGSIVAGVIVLLVWGAYELRHHDPLVDLRTMARRPVLFTNLAAVLVGFGMMAQSIIVPQLLEMPEATGYGLGQSILHAGLWMAPAGLMMMAFAPVSSALITHRGARVTLATGALVISIGYVIALFLMNAPWQLMVASCVASAGVGIGYAAMPTLILDNVPMHEAGASVGVNGLMRSVGTTVAGAVMAAVLTSRTTVLAPGTPAIPTEGAFKVCFIIGACAAVAGAAIAMLVPRRVRPDAEAQPAGVDLAPEGAVVAG comes from the coding sequence TTGTCCTCACCCACCGCGCCGACCGGGGCCGCCCCCGCGATGCGCTTCTCCCCGATGACGGTCGTCGCCGTCCTCTGCATCGGCAGCCTCAGCGGCGCGCTCATGCAGTCCCTCGTCATCCCGATCCAGCGCGAACTGCCGGAGCTGCTGCACACGTCCGCGAGCAACGCCTCCTGGGCGGTGACGGCGACGCTGCTCGCCGGCGCCGTGACGATGCCCGTCACCGGCCGCCTCGCCGACATGTACGGCAAGAAGCGAGTCCTGCTCGTATCGGCGACGCTGCTCGTCCTCGGTTCGGTCGTCGCGGCGCTGTCGAGCACCCTCGCGCCGTTCCTCGTCGGCCGCGCGCTGCAGGGCATGGCGATGGGCTACATCCCGGTCGCCATCAGTCTCGTGCGCGAGGTCGCTCCGCCCGCGCGTGCGACGGGCGCCGTCGCCGCCGTCAGCGCGACGCTCGGTGTCGGTGGTGCGCTTGGTCTGCCGCTCGCAGCGTGGATCGCGCAGGACTACTCGTGGCACGACCTGTTCTGGCTGTCCGCGGTGCTCGCCGCCGTCGTCGTCGTGCTGACGGCGTTCGTCGTGCCGCACATCCACGACGAGCACCCGGCGCACATCGACCCTGTCGGCATCATCGGTCTCGCCGTGGGTCTGGTCTCGGCGCTCGTCGGTGTCTCGAAGGGCTCCGAATGGGGGTGGGGCAGTGGGCGCACGATCGGCAGCATCGTCGCCGGTGTCATCGTGCTGCTCGTCTGGGGCGCGTACGAGCTGCGTCACCACGATCCGCTCGTCGACCTGCGCACCATGGCGCGCCGCCCGGTGTTGTTCACGAACCTCGCGGCCGTGCTCGTCGGATTCGGCATGATGGCGCAGTCCATCATCGTGCCGCAGCTGCTCGAGATGCCCGAGGCCACCGGGTACGGTCTCGGCCAGTCGATCCTGCACGCCGGGCTGTGGATGGCTCCCGCGGGCCTCATGATGATGGCGTTCGCGCCCGTCTCGAGCGCGCTCATCACGCACCGCGGTGCGCGGGTGACGCTCGCCACCGGTGCGCTCGTCATCAGCATCGGCTACGTCATCGCGCTGTTCCTCATGAACGCGCCGTGGCAGCTCATGGTCGCCTCGTGCGTCGCGTCGGCGGGTGTCGGCATCGGTTACGCCGCGATGCCGACGCTCATCCTCGACAACGTGCCGATGCACGAGGCCGGCGCCAGCGTCGGCGTCAACGGCCTGATGCGTTCGGTCGGCACGACCGTCGCCGGCGCCGTCATGGCCGCCGTGCTGACGAGCCGCACGACCGTCCTCGCGCCGGGGACGCCCGCCATCCCGACGGAGGGCGCGTTCAAGGTGTGCTTCATCATCGGGGCCTGCGCCGCCGTCGCGGGCGCCGCCATCGCGATGCTCGTCCCGCGACGTGTGCGCCCCGACGCCGAGGCCCAGCCGGCCGGCGTCGACCTCGCACCGGAGGGCGCCGTCGTCGCGGGCTGA